A stretch of Pseudoliparis swirei isolate HS2019 ecotype Mariana Trench chromosome 14, NWPU_hadal_v1, whole genome shotgun sequence DNA encodes these proteins:
- the LOC130204291 gene encoding LIM domain and actin-binding protein 1-like, whose product MYCKPHFTQLFKSKGNYDEGFGQKPHKELWNNKHQDHPAEKNKVKSPSPEKKVTESRIPAAQSTLVAPEDDRRKPEDESKKLATKISVVWPPQSDSPKKSFAMEEELKLVKPSWPPKEGLAQENEHLNHPSKSSLEETDSPAAKAQHGPEEKDEMRERAEDVKKTEKTPAQSRAPGVTRDEASVTHARETRESNSGSQVASEMDSEVGGVVEGKKVPRGNGEDGAERMEEVRVKGHDGQTERAAGEKESRGERDKENADSMDNGEAGKVTSIDEEEEAAGRALNANSNNNNNHGQTAPDRDFVSRGPSEVGEKKGSLAADRGEEDGAFALEAAAGGAECAEATDIFAGLSTGGSGPLSDFRAPDGLFSDFATEARDGASWDEDEEEEEALTVEEQIKRNRYYDSDDS is encoded by the coding sequence ATGTACTGCAAGCCACACTTCACGCAACTGTTCAAATCCAAAGGAAATTACGACGAGGGATTTggacagaaaccacacaaagAACTCTGGAATAATAAGCACCAGGACCATCCAGCTGAAAAGAACAAGGTCAAGTCGCCGTCGCCTGAAAAGAAAGTCACCGAGTCCAGAATCCCCGCTGCCCAGAGCACATTAGTCGCTCCGGAGGACGACAGGAGGAAACCAGAAGATGAAAGCAAAAAGCTCGCCACGAAGATTTCTGTCGTATGGCCTCCACAATCAGATTCTCCGAAGAAATCCTTCGCTATGGAGGAGGAGTTGAAGTTGGTTAAACCATCGTGGCCCCCGAAGGAGGGCTTGGCTCAGGAAAATGAACATCTAAATCACCCCTCAAAGTCGTCATTAGAGGAGACCGATAGCCCCGCGGCGAAAGCACAGCATGGACCTGAGGAAAAGGACGAGATgcgagagagagcagaggatgTGAAAAAGACGGAGAAGACTCCGGCTCAGTCGAGGGCTCCGGGGGTCACTCGGGACGAGGCGAGTGTTACTCACGCTCGAGAAACTAGAGAATCAAACAGTGGCTCCCAAGTGGCTTCTGAAATGGACTCTGAAGTAGGAGGAGTTGTGGAAGGCAAGAAAGTACCGCGGGGGAACGGCGAGGACGGCGCTGAAAGGATGGAGGAAGTGAGAGTGAAAGGACACGATGGGCAGACGGAACGTGCAGCGGGTGAGAAGGAAAGCCGAggggagagagataaagagaacgCTGACAGCATGGACAATGGGGAGGCGGGAAAGGTCACCTCGatagacgaagaggaggaggcggcgggacGGGCGCTGAATGCAAActccaacaataacaacaaccacGGCCAGACGGCGCCGGATCGCGACTTCGTGTCTCGAGGGCCGAGCGAGGTCGGGGAAAAGAAGGGAAGTCTGGCAGCGGATCGCGGCGAGGAGGACGGCGCCTTCGCGCtcgaggcggcggcggggggtGCCGAATGTGCCGAAGCCACGGACATTTTCGCCGGCCTGAGCACCGGCGGCTCCGGCCCGCTGTCCGATTTCAGAGCGCCGGACGGCCTTTTTTCGGACTTCGCGACTGAGGCGAGGGACGGAGCGAGCtgggatgaggatgaagaggaagaggaggccctGACCGTCGAGGAGCAGATCAAGAGGAACAGATACTACGACAGCGACGACTCTTGA